A section of the Bombus huntii isolate Logan2020A chromosome 5, iyBomHunt1.1, whole genome shotgun sequence genome encodes:
- the LOC126865582 gene encoding phosphatidylinositol-glycan biosynthesis class X protein-like isoform X2, giving the protein MISSFVKQSFVQICLFYILILKIVVSCDKLDARVSLKVQGTGFHRDLIYQVHIDQFIEECYVAIYLQLPSALYANVNELTNLRRLGISTACVNGEADIELFAEEAQTQTVTICSNLSRAECALKVSIHQRYQHANDSNKYMNITLPNPTLLLGCKKRIKDYRVSKLDLCSPCVEIVPKWREIPYIMDKENVWTIPVGETTMLLVVTSITFSLTILCTLCLIQTIWKSMSEHIKTQ; this is encoded by the exons atgatatcaAGTTTCGTTAAACAATCTTTTGtacaaatttgtttattttacatacttattttgaaaattgtagTAAGTTGTGATAAATTAGATGCTCGTGTTTCATTAAAAGTGCAAGGAACGGGATTTCATAG AGATTTAATATATCAAGTACATATCGATCAATTTATAGAAGAATGTTACGTAGCCATTTATTTACAACTTCCATCTGCTTTATATGCTAATGTTAATGAATTGACTAATTTAAGAAGACTTGGAATT AGTACAGCATGTGTTAATGGAGAGGCTGACATCGAGTTATTTGCTGAGGAAGCACAGACACAAACTGTAACCATTTGCTCGAATTTGAGTCGTGCAGAATGTGCTTTAAAAGTTTCAATACATCAACGTTATCAACATGCCAACGATAGTAATAAATACATGAACATTACTTTACCAAACCCAACGCTATTATTAGgttgtaaaaaaagaattaaggATTATAGAGTTTCTAAACTTGATTTGTGTTCTCCATGCGTAGAGATTGTACCTAAATGGAGAGAGATTCCATATATCATg GATAAGGAAAACGTATGGACAATACCAGTTGGTGAAACAACTATGTTACTTGTAGTAACTTCTATCACATTTTCATTAACTATTTTATGTACACTATGTCTTATACAAACAATTTGGAAATCTATGTCAGAACATATTAAAACTCAGTaa
- the LOC126865582 gene encoding phosphatidylinositol-glycan biosynthesis class X protein-like isoform X1: MISSFVKQSFVQICLFYILILKIVVSCDKLDARVSLKVQGTGFHRDLIYQVHIDQFIEECYVAIYLQLPSALYANVNELTNLRRLGIISQFQSTACVNGEADIELFAEEAQTQTVTICSNLSRAECALKVSIHQRYQHANDSNKYMNITLPNPTLLLGCKKRIKDYRVSKLDLCSPCVEIVPKWREIPYIMDKENVWTIPVGETTMLLVVTSITFSLTILCTLCLIQTIWKSMSEHIKTQ, encoded by the exons atgatatcaAGTTTCGTTAAACAATCTTTTGtacaaatttgtttattttacatacttattttgaaaattgtagTAAGTTGTGATAAATTAGATGCTCGTGTTTCATTAAAAGTGCAAGGAACGGGATTTCATAG AGATTTAATATATCAAGTACATATCGATCAATTTATAGAAGAATGTTACGTAGCCATTTATTTACAACTTCCATCTGCTTTATATGCTAATGTTAATGAATTGACTAATTTAAGAAGACTTGGAATT ATTTCACAATTTCAGAGTACAGCATGTGTTAATGGAGAGGCTGACATCGAGTTATTTGCTGAGGAAGCACAGACACAAACTGTAACCATTTGCTCGAATTTGAGTCGTGCAGAATGTGCTTTAAAAGTTTCAATACATCAACGTTATCAACATGCCAACGATAGTAATAAATACATGAACATTACTTTACCAAACCCAACGCTATTATTAGgttgtaaaaaaagaattaaggATTATAGAGTTTCTAAACTTGATTTGTGTTCTCCATGCGTAGAGATTGTACCTAAATGGAGAGAGATTCCATATATCATg GATAAGGAAAACGTATGGACAATACCAGTTGGTGAAACAACTATGTTACTTGTAGTAACTTCTATCACATTTTCATTAACTATTTTATGTACACTATGTCTTATACAAACAATTTGGAAATCTATGTCAGAACATATTAAAACTCAGTaa